In Rothia mucilaginosa, one genomic interval encodes:
- a CDS encoding polysaccharide pyruvyl transferase family protein: MTENNHSSTALPSATPRVLVIGDIGQHTYHVGDEAMTIASAQALSEGGAAVTLMTRDVGHSARYIGAVNREVANHEAGAPYEYLPFFLFPWAPAERELTLAALECILAQLHADRERPSTAELTTLPQVQALPQVLHPLEQTVERMVDFADSIAAMDAVVVSGGGNLNSRYGWLLYERAAAVRAAEHAGVPVYVTGQSLGPVLNPHDAQVLERMLHTARSVTVRERSSLAWCRERGIDARLSVDDATDYLAASPARTLHYAEGVSACQVLDDLPERYVCVTVNECTEQQAQQIARLLDSMWREHGYAPVFLSHFGDPLNPESGDIQVHQRITERLSPSTPATLLPILHADQSVTVHRGAAFTLTSRYHPAVFSAAAGIPVLALVPDAFTQMRAGGALSLYGLGEFTLPLGMLAGGVPELMVAAALRHAAVASDARRAELLEVLRTERAYLLAQILAPDAETRGEADARGNAEAPAPFPAVEQVPALPEPLGATVRAARNLFTETSLTAGFEWAMSDRAHSWDAEHRRQLERARALGGGYSAHGAEETRPVTVEPESSSEVPVQPGLLARVARRLRG; encoded by the coding sequence ATGACAGAGAACAATCATTCTTCTACAGCGCTGCCTTCTGCAACACCGCGCGTGCTCGTCATTGGCGATATCGGCCAGCACACCTACCACGTGGGTGACGAAGCCATGACCATTGCGAGCGCTCAGGCGCTTTCCGAAGGCGGCGCGGCGGTCACCCTCATGACCCGCGATGTGGGGCATTCGGCGCGCTATATCGGCGCGGTAAATCGTGAGGTGGCAAATCATGAGGCGGGCGCACCCTACGAGTACCTGCCGTTTTTCCTCTTCCCCTGGGCACCGGCTGAACGCGAGCTGACCCTCGCGGCGCTCGAGTGCATCCTGGCACAGCTGCACGCTGACCGGGAACGCCCATCCACCGCTGAGCTGACAACCCTGCCGCAGGTGCAGGCACTGCCGCAGGTGCTGCATCCGCTCGAGCAGACCGTTGAGCGCATGGTGGATTTTGCGGATTCTATCGCCGCCATGGACGCGGTCGTGGTCTCCGGCGGCGGCAACCTCAACTCCCGCTACGGCTGGCTGCTCTACGAACGCGCCGCCGCGGTGCGTGCCGCCGAGCATGCGGGCGTGCCCGTGTACGTGACCGGTCAGTCCCTGGGCCCGGTCCTGAACCCGCACGATGCGCAGGTTCTGGAGCGCATGCTGCACACCGCCCGTTCGGTGACGGTTCGTGAGCGTTCTTCCCTCGCGTGGTGTCGTGAGCGGGGTATCGATGCGCGCCTGAGCGTGGACGATGCCACCGACTACCTGGCGGCTTCCCCGGCGCGTACCCTGCACTATGCGGAAGGCGTTTCCGCATGTCAGGTACTAGATGACCTGCCGGAGCGCTACGTGTGCGTCACCGTCAACGAGTGCACCGAACAGCAGGCGCAGCAGATTGCGCGCCTGCTCGATAGCATGTGGCGCGAGCACGGCTACGCACCCGTGTTCCTGAGCCATTTTGGCGACCCGCTGAACCCCGAAAGCGGCGATATTCAGGTACACCAGCGCATCACTGAGCGGCTCAGCCCCTCCACCCCGGCGACCCTGCTGCCGATCCTGCACGCAGACCAGAGCGTTACCGTGCACCGCGGGGCGGCGTTCACGCTGACCAGCCGCTACCACCCGGCGGTGTTCTCCGCGGCGGCGGGTATTCCCGTGCTCGCCCTCGTGCCGGATGCCTTCACGCAGATGCGTGCGGGTGGCGCCCTGAGCCTGTACGGGCTGGGCGAGTTCACCCTGCCGTTGGGTATGCTCGCCGGTGGTGTTCCTGAGCTGATGGTTGCCGCTGCCCTGCGGCATGCTGCGGTGGCATCGGATGCACGCCGCGCCGAGCTGCTGGAGGTGTTGCGCACCGAACGCGCCTACCTGCTCGCGCAGATTCTTGCGCCTGATGCAGAAACTCGCGGCGAGGCAGACGCTCGCGGCAACGCAGAAGCACCCGCGCCTTTCCCCGCCGTGGAGCAGGTCCCGGCGCTCCCCGAGCCGTTGGGTGCAACCGTCCGTGCCGCACGCAATCTCTTCACCGAAACCTCCCTCACCGCGGGGTTCGAATGGGCGATGTCTGACCGGGCGCACTCCTGGGACGCCGAGCACCGCCGGCAGCTCGAACGCGCCCGCGCACTCGGTGGTGGGTACAGCGCGCACGGTGCGGAAGAAACGCGCCCCGTCACCGTTGAGCCTGAGTCATCTTCTGAGGTACCTGTCCAGCCGGGTCTGCTGGCGAGGGTAGCGCGCCGCCTCCGCGGCTAG
- a CDS encoding glycosyltransferase family 2 protein, with protein MSSPTVAILVRTKDRTRFLSRALENIAQQTFTDYTVCVVNDGGDEQATRAVIEASPLGPGRVQLLTTAGDNMEAASNAGLAATTSEYVAIHDDDDLWAPEFLERTVAALEESGALMCTTRVVERYERKNAEGEFEVYEERIFHDGLPSVGLQFLFRTNRAVPIGILYRRSLHELVGFFDESLPVVGDWEFNMRAASVADILLVDEPLAYWSLRPDAEGAEANSVKRQAEHARFDSMVRARAIREDLQAGARPGAYLYQAHLAADLERRVIDGHDLTRESLDILRSIESRLERIEARQQAIESRQQSIEERLRVLKHLRTPGRALRSLAKRSLNQRSLVRRGTEAESAEQKGA; from the coding sequence ATGTCTTCCCCTACCGTAGCTATTCTGGTCCGCACGAAGGACCGCACCCGCTTCTTGAGCCGCGCGCTGGAGAACATTGCGCAGCAGACCTTCACCGACTACACGGTCTGCGTGGTCAACGACGGAGGCGACGAGCAGGCAACCCGCGCCGTCATTGAGGCTTCCCCGCTGGGCCCCGGCCGCGTGCAGCTGCTGACCACCGCTGGCGACAACATGGAGGCGGCGTCCAACGCCGGTTTGGCGGCGACCACCTCCGAGTACGTGGCGATTCACGATGACGACGACCTGTGGGCACCCGAGTTCCTGGAACGCACCGTCGCGGCGCTCGAAGAAAGCGGCGCGCTCATGTGCACCACCCGCGTTGTGGAGCGATACGAACGCAAGAACGCCGAGGGCGAGTTCGAGGTGTACGAGGAACGTATTTTCCACGACGGGCTGCCCAGCGTCGGTTTGCAGTTCCTGTTCCGCACGAACCGTGCCGTGCCGATTGGCATTCTCTACCGCCGCAGCCTGCACGAGCTGGTCGGTTTCTTTGATGAGTCCCTGCCGGTGGTCGGCGACTGGGAGTTCAACATGCGTGCCGCCTCCGTTGCGGATATTCTGCTGGTGGATGAGCCGCTGGCGTACTGGTCACTGCGCCCCGATGCGGAGGGCGCCGAGGCGAATAGCGTGAAGCGTCAGGCTGAGCATGCCCGCTTCGATTCGATGGTGCGTGCCCGCGCTATCCGCGAGGATCTGCAGGCGGGTGCCCGACCGGGTGCGTACCTGTACCAGGCGCATTTGGCGGCTGACCTGGAGCGCCGCGTGATTGACGGGCACGATCTGACCCGCGAATCCCTGGACATTCTGCGCTCTATCGAGAGCCGCCTGGAGCGTATCGAGGCTCGTCAGCAGGCTATTGAGAGCCGCCAGCAGAGCATTGAGGAGCGCCTGCGGGTTCTCAAGCACCTGCGCACCCCGGGCCGCGCGCTGCGTTCCTTGGCGAAGCGTTCCCTCAATCAGCGGTCCCTGGTTCGTCGCGGTACTGAGGCTGAGTCGGCAGAGCAGAAGGGCGCGTAG
- a CDS encoding inorganic phosphate transporter: MFLGLLACCAFIAAVYVTGVHDASNSVAVPVRTRALGERSALYLAALFNVLGVVGAFLLLGEYSASWVSAPEGITGLNGIVASLLVCAIWGVLTWFLRLPSSSTHALVGALAGVSWWTQTRIDSAAEGFGSLAFLPHIFGATLLPLFYLPPLIFLLSWLMVVPFYRLVVGHNPRLVNQHAREVLAVSASAISLLHGLQTGYLYLLLWALLSERIMDPALIQSLTWGGMLLGTFIIALSLGAGTLTGGRRIGYTFAYKMVRLDPFRGAVAQGTTAVVQVLGYFLLQVPFSSSHLATASALGAGVNQRFNALKSRIVLQILLVWLVTIPACFVLGVLAMVALQSIS; encoded by the coding sequence ATGTTCCTGGGTCTTCTAGCCTGCTGCGCCTTCATTGCCGCGGTCTACGTTACCGGTGTGCACGACGCCTCCAACTCCGTCGCTGTTCCGGTGCGTACCCGCGCCCTCGGCGAGCGCTCCGCCCTGTACCTTGCCGCGCTCTTCAACGTGCTCGGCGTGGTCGGTGCGTTCCTGCTGCTCGGTGAGTATTCCGCCTCGTGGGTGAGCGCCCCGGAGGGCATCACCGGCCTGAACGGTATCGTTGCGTCGCTGCTGGTCTGCGCTATTTGGGGTGTGCTCACCTGGTTCCTGAGGCTGCCGTCCTCCTCGACCCACGCGCTGGTGGGTGCCCTCGCCGGTGTGAGCTGGTGGACCCAAACGAGGATTGACAGCGCCGCTGAGGGGTTCGGTTCGCTCGCATTCCTGCCGCATATTTTTGGGGCGACTCTGTTGCCGCTCTTCTACCTGCCGCCGCTCATTTTTCTGCTGTCCTGGCTGATGGTGGTGCCGTTCTACCGGCTGGTGGTCGGCCATAACCCGCGCCTGGTGAATCAGCATGCCCGCGAGGTGCTGGCGGTGTCTGCCTCCGCAATTTCACTGCTCCACGGCCTGCAGACCGGCTACCTGTACCTGCTGCTGTGGGCGCTGCTGAGTGAACGCATCATGGATCCGGCGCTGATTCAATCCCTTACCTGGGGCGGGATGCTGCTGGGCACCTTCATTATTGCCCTCAGCCTGGGTGCAGGTACGCTGACCGGTGGCCGCCGCATCGGCTACACCTTCGCCTACAAGATGGTGCGCCTGGACCCGTTCCGTGGCGCGGTCGCTCAGGGTACGACCGCGGTGGTGCAGGTGCTCGGCTACTTCCTGCTGCAGGTGCCGTTCTCCTCCTCGCATCTGGCGACGGCATCGGCGCTCGGCGCGGGCGTGAACCAGCGCTTTAACGCGCTGAAATCCAGGATTGTTCTGCAGATTCTTCTGGTGTGGCTGGTAACCATTCCGGCGTGCTTTGTGCTCGGTGTGCTGGCGATGGTGGCGCTACAGTCCATCAGCTAG
- a CDS encoding asparaginase domain-containing protein — protein sequence MSVTIKNPEEITILATGGTIDKFYSVAGTMDIGEPAAKDLLDRVITDIRFDIHPLIGKDSLDMTDEDRAELTEALNAVTNDQVLITHGTDTMPETARYLVEHADLGDKVVVLTGAMQPAVMARSDAGFNLGAAIAALNLLEPGVYISMSGRIFPAESVRKDRSRGIFEG from the coding sequence GTGAGCGTCACCATTAAGAACCCCGAAGAAATCACGATTCTTGCCACCGGCGGCACGATCGATAAGTTCTATTCGGTGGCGGGCACCATGGATATTGGTGAGCCTGCCGCTAAGGACCTGCTAGACCGCGTGATTACCGATATCCGTTTTGATATTCACCCGCTGATTGGCAAGGACAGCCTGGACATGACCGATGAGGATCGTGCCGAGCTGACCGAGGCGCTGAATGCTGTCACTAACGACCAGGTGCTCATCACCCACGGCACCGACACCATGCCGGAGACTGCCCGCTACCTGGTCGAGCACGCTGACCTGGGCGATAAGGTTGTGGTGCTGACAGGTGCGATGCAGCCCGCCGTGATGGCTCGTTCGGATGCCGGCTTCAACCTGGGTGCCGCTATTGCCGCCCTGAACCTGCTGGAGCCGGGCGTGTACATCAGCATGAGCGGTCGTATTTTCCCTGCTGAGAGCGTGCGTAAGGACCGCTCTCGCGGTATTTTTGAGGGCTAA
- a CDS encoding amino acid transporter, giving the protein MADSAHMRRGEPVSAAELAQVEGSSDLVPQERMSQESMSQAQLMQLQAIEELQQQADEFWNVTSDYPLPAKNLYLVRVLLLVVPSLLIVYYFIRVTLFPIGAVPLVYLVMHMWLAMIYRANRSVKLVWLANVASGVAATIMTAFFTYVLVTLHGPQTLLDRVGVFYTVSLLTVMASFALEVLFSLFYSLAVRRSLRRSKRKKAEEEHQNAEEQKVAEPNAEASRVAEQS; this is encoded by the coding sequence ATGGCTGATTCCGCTCATATGCGGCGGGGTGAACCGGTTTCTGCTGCTGAGCTTGCGCAGGTGGAGGGGTCCTCGGATCTTGTGCCGCAGGAGCGTATGTCCCAGGAGAGTATGTCGCAGGCGCAGCTTATGCAGCTGCAAGCTATTGAGGAGCTACAGCAGCAGGCTGACGAGTTCTGGAATGTCACCAGTGATTACCCGCTGCCGGCTAAGAACCTGTACCTGGTGCGTGTGCTACTGCTGGTCGTGCCCTCGCTGCTCATTGTCTATTACTTCATCCGCGTCACGCTTTTCCCGATTGGTGCGGTGCCGCTGGTCTACCTGGTGATGCATATGTGGCTTGCCATGATTTACCGGGCGAACCGTTCGGTGAAGCTGGTGTGGCTGGCGAATGTGGCATCCGGGGTTGCGGCTACCATCATGACGGCGTTCTTCACCTATGTACTCGTGACCCTGCACGGCCCGCAGACGCTGCTAGACCGTGTGGGCGTGTTCTATACGGTGAGCCTGCTGACGGTCATGGCGTCGTTTGCGTTGGAGGTTCTGTTCTCGCTGTTCTATAGTTTGGCGGTTCGTAGGAGCCTGCGCCGTAGCAAGCGGAAGAAGGCGGAGGAAGAGCACCAGAATGCAGAAGAGCAGAAGGTAGCAGAGCCGAATGCGGAGGCTTCGCGTGTAGCGGAGCAGAGCTAA
- a CDS encoding organic solvent tolerance protein OstA has translation MQTRFQAPIRHVTPATPEVSVPLNAPPVVTGSHPVISATSTVIIQDGTNPPIVVRTHPTGPLPPFPGQGQLPAFLRTYTADEVKERKQKLKKNLLVRAVILCILSIVEGLIISQYTQPLAICFGFVAALYLVVQMWPLMRPPRDSADASVYSVWAICSLIGFVAVGLVLSPITFLLLMLDWAGVSMGLDPLLILVVLGLVWLSEVGLSLLTIYRFNNLRIAMANRADSPLLPESISATVDPSTSA, from the coding sequence ATGCAGACCCGCTTTCAGGCGCCTATCCGTCACGTGACTCCTGCCACGCCGGAGGTGTCCGTTCCGCTGAACGCGCCGCCTGTGGTGACGGGCTCGCATCCGGTTATTTCGGCGACTTCTACCGTCATCATTCAGGATGGTACGAACCCGCCGATTGTGGTGCGTACGCATCCGACGGGTCCTCTACCGCCGTTCCCGGGGCAGGGGCAGCTGCCCGCTTTTCTGCGCACCTACACCGCTGATGAGGTGAAGGAACGCAAACAGAAGCTCAAGAAGAACCTGCTGGTCCGCGCCGTTATTCTGTGCATTTTGAGCATCGTTGAAGGCCTCATTATCTCCCAGTACACGCAGCCGTTGGCGATTTGCTTTGGTTTTGTGGCGGCGCTTTACCTGGTGGTTCAGATGTGGCCGCTGATGCGCCCTCCGCGTGATTCGGCGGACGCCTCCGTGTATAGCGTTTGGGCTATCTGCTCCCTGATTGGGTTTGTTGCGGTGGGGCTGGTGCTTTCACCGATTACGTTCCTGCTGCTGATGCTCGACTGGGCTGGGGTTTCGATGGGGCTTGACCCCCTGCTGATACTTGTTGTCTTGGGCTTGGTCTGGTTGAGCGAGGTCGGTTTATCGTTGCTGACCATTTACCGCTTCAACAACTTGCGAATTGCGATGGCGAACCGGGCAGATTCTCCGTTGCTACCTGAAAGTATTTCTGCGACGGTTGACCCGTCCACTTCTGCCTAA
- a CDS encoding multidrug DMT transporter permease, with the protein MSAVESSPPSAPNTTHPTKPATPTLVSVAGWVLLAIAVGWLVLIGYTGVTYATTQLSHFSTWRAQSLVEAQAYYPVMFLLVSAFGNVTLHGFCTVAYLRGYRWAALVLSVALALGVLASLLIMLAVAALLGTLNGAPSQDVELLLSSASPLYTPVYIAAPYMLVCVVALALVWSRQSRSYMEARRDWRLRRSEDYLI; encoded by the coding sequence ATGTCCGCCGTCGAGTCCTCTCCGCCATCCGCTCCGAACACCACGCATCCTACGAAGCCTGCCACCCCCACTCTCGTGTCTGTGGCGGGTTGGGTTCTGCTCGCTATTGCCGTGGGTTGGCTGGTGCTGATTGGGTACACGGGTGTCACGTATGCGACGACGCAGCTGTCGCATTTTTCGACTTGGCGTGCCCAGTCGCTGGTGGAGGCGCAGGCGTACTATCCGGTGATGTTTTTGCTGGTCAGCGCCTTCGGTAACGTGACCCTGCACGGTTTCTGCACTGTGGCGTACCTGCGTGGTTACCGTTGGGCGGCGCTGGTGCTGTCGGTGGCGTTGGCGCTGGGTGTGTTGGCATCCCTGCTGATTATGCTGGCAGTCGCGGCTCTTCTGGGTACGTTGAATGGTGCGCCGAGCCAGGATGTTGAGCTGCTGCTCAGTAGCGCCTCCCCGCTGTACACGCCGGTATATATTGCTGCACCGTACATGCTGGTGTGTGTGGTCGCGTTGGCGTTGGTGTGGTCGCGTCAGTCGCGTTCGTACATGGAAGCGCGCCGTGATTGGCGCCTGCGCCGCAGCGAGGACTACCTGATTTAG
- a CDS encoding multidrug ABC transporter permease: protein MMSERTPKQPLNDPEYTVPEYSVLLPSSEPENSAAEGDAVSSNVASGSAADTSAAEDNAPGGSVSEHASTPEQTTTGYRKATTGYTAASEQVIPERPKAMRSVMWCAAAIIVLGPLSNFLPILSRSYIDFEMVVSVLFSALVVTLIISAIPIFVLWKIWDGREWARILAIIYCALAAASGVLILADNFSELSSRAAAASSLVRIVSGVFTLILYLLMIVLLTRAPIRTYTQIVSGARALEHQQMMSETRQAAGQVPAELRELFADDKDGERISSERNNPRPPHRSAGWGT, encoded by the coding sequence ATGATGTCAGAACGTACCCCGAAGCAGCCGTTGAACGATCCGGAGTACACGGTTCCCGAGTACAGCGTGCTGTTGCCCTCCAGCGAACCTGAAAACAGCGCGGCAGAGGGCGATGCCGTCTCCAGCAACGTAGCTTCCGGTAGCGCCGCAGACACTAGCGCGGCAGAGGACAACGCACCCGGCGGCAGCGTCTCCGAACACGCCAGCACCCCCGAGCAAACCACTACTGGCTACCGGAAGGCGACCACCGGCTACACTGCCGCCTCCGAGCAGGTAATTCCGGAGCGCCCGAAGGCTATGCGCAGCGTCATGTGGTGCGCTGCCGCCATTATCGTGCTGGGGCCCCTGAGTAATTTTCTGCCGATTCTAAGCCGGTCGTATATCGATTTTGAGATGGTGGTGAGTGTTCTCTTCTCTGCACTGGTGGTTACCCTCATCATCTCCGCCATCCCGATTTTTGTTCTCTGGAAGATCTGGGATGGCCGCGAGTGGGCGCGCATTCTTGCCATCATCTACTGCGCTCTCGCGGCTGCTAGCGGTGTGCTTATTCTTGCGGATAATTTCTCGGAGTTAAGCTCTAGAGCGGCTGCGGCGTCCAGCCTGGTGCGTATCGTGAGCGGCGTTTTTACTCTCATTCTTTACCTCCTGATGATTGTGCTGCTGACTCGTGCTCCTATTAGGACGTACACCCAAATCGTTAGCGGAGCACGTGCACTAGAACACCAGCAGATGATGTCTGAGACGAGACAGGCTGCCGGTCAGGTCCCGGCAGAACTTCGAGAACTTTTCGCTGATGACAAGGACGGCGAACGCATCTCATCAGAGAGAAACAACCCTCGCCCGCCACACCGTAGCGCTGGATGGGGCACGTAG
- a CDS encoding DedA family protein — translation MTFLATALAHLPVALLGLDLEQFLLDTGPWVLVVSAIIVFIESGVLFPVLPGDSLIFALGMLHEQMGLSLWVAFPVLVLVAIAGAEVGYQIGARYGRKIFKDDAKILSTKNLHTTEEFFQKRGSLALVLGRFVPIVRTFVSLAAGISSYDRKKFHLWNVVGAVAWIGLIGLAGVLLGGIPFVHNNIEYIAVIIVAVSVVPVIIEYLRGRSKAKQESAE, via the coding sequence ATGACTTTTCTTGCCACCGCTTTGGCGCATCTTCCGGTTGCGCTCTTGGGCCTCGACCTTGAGCAGTTCCTGCTCGATACCGGCCCCTGGGTTCTGGTTGTTTCGGCAATTATCGTATTTATTGAGTCCGGTGTTCTTTTCCCGGTTCTTCCGGGTGACTCCCTGATTTTTGCTCTGGGTATGTTGCATGAGCAGATGGGCCTGTCCCTGTGGGTTGCGTTCCCGGTCCTGGTGCTGGTTGCTATTGCTGGCGCTGAGGTTGGCTACCAGATTGGTGCCCGTTACGGCCGTAAGATCTTCAAGGATGACGCGAAGATTCTGAGCACTAAGAACCTGCACACTACCGAGGAGTTCTTCCAGAAGCGCGGTAGTTTGGCTCTGGTTCTGGGTCGTTTCGTGCCGATTGTTCGTACTTTTGTGTCTCTTGCGGCTGGTATTTCTTCGTACGACCGTAAGAAGTTCCACCTGTGGAATGTTGTTGGCGCGGTTGCGTGGATTGGTTTGATTGGTCTGGCGGGTGTGCTGCTGGGCGGTATCCCGTTCGTGCATAACAACATTGAGTACATTGCTGTGATTATTGTGGCGGTTTCTGTGGTGCCGGTTATTATCGAGTACCTGCGTGGCCGTTCGAAGGCGAAGCAGGAATCTGCTGAGTAA